The following coding sequences are from one Acipenser ruthenus chromosome 7, fAciRut3.2 maternal haplotype, whole genome shotgun sequence window:
- the LOC117415482 gene encoding epidermal growth factor receptor kinase substrate 8-like isoform X3: MNGYVSSNYPVGGLGAYSSSTNGFGSQSPERSEVDTAFTKSRAKALYEQRKNYARNSLSSMSETSQYRVEHLTTFVMDRKEAMVTMEDGLRKLKLLDAKGKVWTQDMLLQVDDKAVCLIDVETTNELEHFPLSTIQHCQSVMNACSYDSILALVCKEPGQAKPDLHLFQCDEIKANLIQSDIESAISDNKGGKQKKRPDTLRMILKSSNAIPPPPSAPAPFPPATVTQVDVKSRVAAWSAWAASENQDCDKQRMVPEHEETLEMMGARVDRDVQILNHLLDDIEYFVTKLQKSAEAFSELSKRKRSKKSKRKGPGEGVLTLRAKPPTQEQFVDCFQKFKHAFNMLGKLQSYIQNPSAPELIHFLFTPLNMVIQTTGGVELASSVLSPLLTRDSVDFLHSCLTPGERQLWVSLGDAWTKPRSDWPKDHYIPTYVPRFRKGWEPPLLNSLGSTQEQDHHQLAESVSQAAEHRREERPRLSLEQPSVQDFPPADGNYEAHGKPQPNNFAKSKYDFVARNGTELSVVKDEILEVLDDRKQWWKVKNASGASGYVPNNILEITRANQELGVGRADPLYSHTIQLLMPKKEFELFKQLLGELSEKQKTDYVPKQLNPIPPAPSPPPVPAPFPIPPLVPGTFAGGWRPPSTSPANVSRQDSSNSSDSGSVVLRDSQRDRQLPSNRRKSHMEEVQDELMHRLTIGRSGAPKKIQGPLRGSSSSGGPGVDLSYSSPPEEVKAWLQAKGFSPVTITSLGVLTGAQLFSLNKDELRTVCPDDGARVYSQVTVQKAALEDAVDGTTAFTEIMRRRQQLLHQ; the protein is encoded by the exons TGGATTTGGTTCCCAGTCTCCTGAGCGCTCCGAGGTGGACACAGCCTTCACGAAGAGCAGAGCAAAGGCCTTGTACG AGCAAAGGAAGAACTATGCGAGGAACAGCCTTTCCAGCATGTCAGAGACCTCGCAGTACCGGGTTGAG CACTTGACCACCTTTGTGATGGACCGCAAGGAGGCCATGGTGACCATGGAGGACGGGCTCCGGAAGCTGAAGCTGCTGGACGCCAAGGGGAAGGTGTGGACCCAGGACATGCTGCTGCAGGTGGACGATAAGGCAGTCTGCCTCATCGACGTGGAGACCACG AACGAGCTGGAGCACTTTCCCCTGAGCACGATCCAGCACTGTCAGTCTGTGATGAACGCCTGCAGCTACGACTCCATCTTAGCGCTGGTGTGTAAAGAACCGGGCCAGGCCAAGCCAGACCTGCACCTCTTCCAGTGCGACGAGATCAAG GCGAACCTGATCCAGTCAGATATCGAAAGCGCGATCAGTGACAACAAAGGAGGCAAGCAGAAGAAAAGGCCGGACACACTCAG GATGATTTTGAAGAGCAGCAACGCCATCCCTCCGCCCCCCTCCGCCCCGGCCCCGTTCCCCCCTGCCACTGTCACTCAGGTGGATGTGAAGAGCAGGGTGGCAGCCTGGTCAGCCTGGGCAGCTTCTGAGAACCAAGACT GTGATAAGCAGAGGATGGTTCCGGAACACGAGGAGACCCTGGAGATGATGGGAGCGCGCGTGGACCGTGACGTG caaaTTTTAAACCATCTTTTGGATGACATTGAGTATTTTGTTACCAAACTTCAGAAATCAGCTGAAGCGTTTTCTGAACTGTCAAAGAGGAAGAGATCCAAGAAAAGTAAACGGAAGGGTCCGGGAG AGGGAGTCCTGACTCTTCGGGCGAAGCCACCCACTCAGGAACAGTTTGTCGACTGTTTCCAGAAGTTCAAGCATGCCTTCAACATGCTG GGTAAATTACAGTCCTACATTCAGAACCCGAGTGCCCCCGAACTGATCCACTTCCTGTTCACACCGCTCAACATG GTGATCCAGACCACCGGGGGGGTAGAACTGGCCAGCAGCGTCCTCAGCCCCTTGCTAACGAGAGACTCTGTTGACTTCCTGCACTCCTGTCTCACTCCGGGGGAAAGGCAGCTGTGGGTGTCTCTCGGCGATGCCTGGACCAAACCAAG GAGCGACTGGCCCAAGGACCACTACATCCCCACCTATGTGCCTCGCTTCCGCAAAGGCTGGGAGCCACCACTGCTGAACTCCTTGGGGAGCACGCAGGAGCAGGACCACCACCAGCTAGCAGAGTCTGTGAGCCAGGCTGCTGAGCACCGCAGAGAGGAGCGTCCCAGGCTGTCGCTCGAG CAACCCAGTGTCCAGGACTTCCCTCCAGCCGATGG AAATTACGAGGCCCACGGGAAACCTCAACCAAACAACTTTGCCAAATCCAAGTATGACTTTGTAGCGAGAAACGGCACCGAACTCTCTGTGGTGAAGGACGAAATCTTGGAG GTGCTTGATGACAGGAAGCAGTGGTGGAAGGTTAAAAACGCGAGCGGTGCTTCTGGGTACGTGCCAAACAACATCCTGGAAATTACCAGAGCAAACCAGGAGCTGGGGGTCGGGAGAGCGGATCCCCTGTACAGCCACACTATCCAG CTCCTGATGCCAAAGAAGGAGTTTGAGTTGTTCAAG CAATTACTTGGAGAGTTGTCAGAG aaacagaaaacagaCTATGTCCCGAAACAGCTGAACCCCATCCccccagccccctcccctccGCCGGTCCCAGCACCGTTCCCCATCCCTCCCCTGGTGCCCGGGACCTTCGCTGGGGGGTGGCGCCCCCCCTCCACCTCCCCCGCCAATGTGAGCCGACAGGACAGTAGCAACTCAAGCGACAGCGGGAGTGTGGTGCTGAGAGACAGCCAGCGGGACAGGCAGCTCCCATCCAACC GCAGGAAGTCTCACATGGAGGAGGTGCAGGACGAGCTCATGCACAGGCTGACAATCGGGCGCAGCGGGGCCCCCAAGAAGATCCAGGGGCCCCTGAGAGGCAGTAGCAGCTCGGGGGGCCCGGGGGTCGACCTCTCGTACAGTTCCCCCCCGGAGGAGGTGAAGGCCTGGCTGCAGGCAAAGGGATTCAGCCCTGT GACCATCACCAGTCTGGGAGTGCTGACGGGGGCCCAGCTCTTCTCTCTCAACAAGGACGAGCTGCGGACGGTGTGCCCGGACGACGGGGCTCGAGTCTACAGCCAGGTCACCgtgcagaaggcagctctggAG GACGCGGTGGATGGGACGACCGCTTTCACTGAGATCATGCGCCGGCGACAACAGCTCCTGCATCAGTGA
- the LOC117415482 gene encoding epidermal growth factor receptor kinase substrate 8-like isoform X4 — MNGYVSSNYPVGGLGAYSSSTNGFGSQSPERSEVDTAFTKSRAKALYEQRKNYARNSLSSMSETSQYRVEHLTTFVMDRKEAMVTMEDGLRKLKLLDAKGKVWTQDMLLQVDDKAVCLIDVETTNELEHFPLSTIQHCQSVMNACSYDSILALVCKEPGQAKPDLHLFQCDEIKANLIQSDIESAISDNKGGKQKKRPDTLRMILKSSNAIPPPPSAPAPFPPATVTQVDVKSRVAAWSAWAASENQDCDKQRMVPEHEETLEMMGARVDRDVQILNHLLDDIEYFVTKLQKSAEAFSELSKRKRSKKSKRKGPGEGVLTLRAKPPTQEQFVDCFQKFKHAFNMLGKLQSYIQNPSAPELIHFLFTPLNMVIQTTGGVELASSVLSPLLTRDSVDFLHSCLTPGERQLWVSLGDAWTKPRSDWPKDHYIPTYVPRFRKGWEPPLLNSLGSTQEQDHHQLAESVSQAAEHRREERPRLSLEQPSVQDFPPADGNYEAHGKPQPNNFAKSKYDFVARNGTELSVVKDEILEVLDDRKQWWKVKNASGASGYVPNNILEITRANQELGVGRADPLYSHTIQKQKTDYVPKQLNPIPPAPSPPPVPAPFPIPPLVPGTFAGGWRPPSTSPANVSRQDSSNSSDSGSVVLRDSQRDRQLPSNRRKSHMEEVQDELMHRLTIGRSGAPKKIQGPLRGSSSSGGPGVDLSYSSPPEEVKAWLQAKGFSPVTITSLGVLTGAQLFSLNKDELRTVCPDDGARVYSQVTVQKAALEGSGSSSELQEIMRRRQEKLSSVACDSGVESFDEGSGH, encoded by the exons TGGATTTGGTTCCCAGTCTCCTGAGCGCTCCGAGGTGGACACAGCCTTCACGAAGAGCAGAGCAAAGGCCTTGTACG AGCAAAGGAAGAACTATGCGAGGAACAGCCTTTCCAGCATGTCAGAGACCTCGCAGTACCGGGTTGAG CACTTGACCACCTTTGTGATGGACCGCAAGGAGGCCATGGTGACCATGGAGGACGGGCTCCGGAAGCTGAAGCTGCTGGACGCCAAGGGGAAGGTGTGGACCCAGGACATGCTGCTGCAGGTGGACGATAAGGCAGTCTGCCTCATCGACGTGGAGACCACG AACGAGCTGGAGCACTTTCCCCTGAGCACGATCCAGCACTGTCAGTCTGTGATGAACGCCTGCAGCTACGACTCCATCTTAGCGCTGGTGTGTAAAGAACCGGGCCAGGCCAAGCCAGACCTGCACCTCTTCCAGTGCGACGAGATCAAG GCGAACCTGATCCAGTCAGATATCGAAAGCGCGATCAGTGACAACAAAGGAGGCAAGCAGAAGAAAAGGCCGGACACACTCAG GATGATTTTGAAGAGCAGCAACGCCATCCCTCCGCCCCCCTCCGCCCCGGCCCCGTTCCCCCCTGCCACTGTCACTCAGGTGGATGTGAAGAGCAGGGTGGCAGCCTGGTCAGCCTGGGCAGCTTCTGAGAACCAAGACT GTGATAAGCAGAGGATGGTTCCGGAACACGAGGAGACCCTGGAGATGATGGGAGCGCGCGTGGACCGTGACGTG caaaTTTTAAACCATCTTTTGGATGACATTGAGTATTTTGTTACCAAACTTCAGAAATCAGCTGAAGCGTTTTCTGAACTGTCAAAGAGGAAGAGATCCAAGAAAAGTAAACGGAAGGGTCCGGGAG AGGGAGTCCTGACTCTTCGGGCGAAGCCACCCACTCAGGAACAGTTTGTCGACTGTTTCCAGAAGTTCAAGCATGCCTTCAACATGCTG GGTAAATTACAGTCCTACATTCAGAACCCGAGTGCCCCCGAACTGATCCACTTCCTGTTCACACCGCTCAACATG GTGATCCAGACCACCGGGGGGGTAGAACTGGCCAGCAGCGTCCTCAGCCCCTTGCTAACGAGAGACTCTGTTGACTTCCTGCACTCCTGTCTCACTCCGGGGGAAAGGCAGCTGTGGGTGTCTCTCGGCGATGCCTGGACCAAACCAAG GAGCGACTGGCCCAAGGACCACTACATCCCCACCTATGTGCCTCGCTTCCGCAAAGGCTGGGAGCCACCACTGCTGAACTCCTTGGGGAGCACGCAGGAGCAGGACCACCACCAGCTAGCAGAGTCTGTGAGCCAGGCTGCTGAGCACCGCAGAGAGGAGCGTCCCAGGCTGTCGCTCGAG CAACCCAGTGTCCAGGACTTCCCTCCAGCCGATGG AAATTACGAGGCCCACGGGAAACCTCAACCAAACAACTTTGCCAAATCCAAGTATGACTTTGTAGCGAGAAACGGCACCGAACTCTCTGTGGTGAAGGACGAAATCTTGGAG GTGCTTGATGACAGGAAGCAGTGGTGGAAGGTTAAAAACGCGAGCGGTGCTTCTGGGTACGTGCCAAACAACATCCTGGAAATTACCAGAGCAAACCAGGAGCTGGGGGTCGGGAGAGCGGATCCCCTGTACAGCCACACTATCCAG aaacagaaaacagaCTATGTCCCGAAACAGCTGAACCCCATCCccccagccccctcccctccGCCGGTCCCAGCACCGTTCCCCATCCCTCCCCTGGTGCCCGGGACCTTCGCTGGGGGGTGGCGCCCCCCCTCCACCTCCCCCGCCAATGTGAGCCGACAGGACAGTAGCAACTCAAGCGACAGCGGGAGTGTGGTGCTGAGAGACAGCCAGCGGGACAGGCAGCTCCCATCCAACC GCAGGAAGTCTCACATGGAGGAGGTGCAGGACGAGCTCATGCACAGGCTGACAATCGGGCGCAGCGGGGCCCCCAAGAAGATCCAGGGGCCCCTGAGAGGCAGTAGCAGCTCGGGGGGCCCGGGGGTCGACCTCTCGTACAGTTCCCCCCCGGAGGAGGTGAAGGCCTGGCTGCAGGCAAAGGGATTCAGCCCTGT GACCATCACCAGTCTGGGAGTGCTGACGGGGGCCCAGCTCTTCTCTCTCAACAAGGACGAGCTGCGGACGGTGTGCCCGGACGACGGGGCTCGAGTCTACAGCCAGGTCACCgtgcagaaggcagctctggAG GGTTCAGGCAGCTCGTCGGAGCTGCAGGAGATCATGCGGAGACGACAGGAGAAGCTCAGCTCAGTGGCCTGTGACTCCGGTGTGGAGTCCTTCGACGAGGGAAGCGGTCACTAG
- the LOC117415482 gene encoding epidermal growth factor receptor kinase substrate 8-like isoform X5: MNGYVSSNYPVGGLGAYSSSTNGFGSQSPERSEVDTAFTKSRAKALYEQRKNYARNSLSSMSETSQYRVEHLTTFVMDRKEAMVTMEDGLRKLKLLDAKGKVWTQDMLLQVDDKAVCLIDVETTNELEHFPLSTIQHCQSVMNACSYDSILALVCKEPGQAKPDLHLFQCDEIKANLIQSDIESAISDNKGGKQKKRPDTLRMILKSSNAIPPPPSAPAPFPPATVTQVDVKSRVAAWSAWAASENQDCDKQRMVPEHEETLEMMGARVDRDVQILNHLLDDIEYFVTKLQKSAEAFSELSKRKRSKKSKRKGPGEGVLTLRAKPPTQEQFVDCFQKFKHAFNMLGKLQSYIQNPSAPELIHFLFTPLNMVIQTTGGVELASSVLSPLLTRDSVDFLHSCLTPGERQLWVSLGDAWTKPRSDWPKDHYIPTYVPRFRKGWEPPLLNSLGSTQEQDHHQLAESVSQAAEHRREERPRLSLEQPSVQDFPPADGNYEAHGKPQPNNFAKSKYDFVARNGTELSVVKDEILEVLDDRKQWWKVKNASGASGYVPNNILEITRANQELGVGRADPLYSHTIQLLMPKKEFELFKQLLGELSEKQKTDYVPKQLNPIPPAPSPPPVPAPFPIPPLVPGTFAGGWRPPSTSPANVSRQDSSNSSDSGSVVLRDSQRDRQLPSNRRKSHMEEVQDELMHRLTIGRSGAPKKIQGPLRGSSSSGGPGVDLSYSSPPEEVKAWLQAKGFSPVTITSLGVLTGAQLFSLNKDELRTVCPDDGARVYSQVTVQKAALEAFC, translated from the exons TGGATTTGGTTCCCAGTCTCCTGAGCGCTCCGAGGTGGACACAGCCTTCACGAAGAGCAGAGCAAAGGCCTTGTACG AGCAAAGGAAGAACTATGCGAGGAACAGCCTTTCCAGCATGTCAGAGACCTCGCAGTACCGGGTTGAG CACTTGACCACCTTTGTGATGGACCGCAAGGAGGCCATGGTGACCATGGAGGACGGGCTCCGGAAGCTGAAGCTGCTGGACGCCAAGGGGAAGGTGTGGACCCAGGACATGCTGCTGCAGGTGGACGATAAGGCAGTCTGCCTCATCGACGTGGAGACCACG AACGAGCTGGAGCACTTTCCCCTGAGCACGATCCAGCACTGTCAGTCTGTGATGAACGCCTGCAGCTACGACTCCATCTTAGCGCTGGTGTGTAAAGAACCGGGCCAGGCCAAGCCAGACCTGCACCTCTTCCAGTGCGACGAGATCAAG GCGAACCTGATCCAGTCAGATATCGAAAGCGCGATCAGTGACAACAAAGGAGGCAAGCAGAAGAAAAGGCCGGACACACTCAG GATGATTTTGAAGAGCAGCAACGCCATCCCTCCGCCCCCCTCCGCCCCGGCCCCGTTCCCCCCTGCCACTGTCACTCAGGTGGATGTGAAGAGCAGGGTGGCAGCCTGGTCAGCCTGGGCAGCTTCTGAGAACCAAGACT GTGATAAGCAGAGGATGGTTCCGGAACACGAGGAGACCCTGGAGATGATGGGAGCGCGCGTGGACCGTGACGTG caaaTTTTAAACCATCTTTTGGATGACATTGAGTATTTTGTTACCAAACTTCAGAAATCAGCTGAAGCGTTTTCTGAACTGTCAAAGAGGAAGAGATCCAAGAAAAGTAAACGGAAGGGTCCGGGAG AGGGAGTCCTGACTCTTCGGGCGAAGCCACCCACTCAGGAACAGTTTGTCGACTGTTTCCAGAAGTTCAAGCATGCCTTCAACATGCTG GGTAAATTACAGTCCTACATTCAGAACCCGAGTGCCCCCGAACTGATCCACTTCCTGTTCACACCGCTCAACATG GTGATCCAGACCACCGGGGGGGTAGAACTGGCCAGCAGCGTCCTCAGCCCCTTGCTAACGAGAGACTCTGTTGACTTCCTGCACTCCTGTCTCACTCCGGGGGAAAGGCAGCTGTGGGTGTCTCTCGGCGATGCCTGGACCAAACCAAG GAGCGACTGGCCCAAGGACCACTACATCCCCACCTATGTGCCTCGCTTCCGCAAAGGCTGGGAGCCACCACTGCTGAACTCCTTGGGGAGCACGCAGGAGCAGGACCACCACCAGCTAGCAGAGTCTGTGAGCCAGGCTGCTGAGCACCGCAGAGAGGAGCGTCCCAGGCTGTCGCTCGAG CAACCCAGTGTCCAGGACTTCCCTCCAGCCGATGG AAATTACGAGGCCCACGGGAAACCTCAACCAAACAACTTTGCCAAATCCAAGTATGACTTTGTAGCGAGAAACGGCACCGAACTCTCTGTGGTGAAGGACGAAATCTTGGAG GTGCTTGATGACAGGAAGCAGTGGTGGAAGGTTAAAAACGCGAGCGGTGCTTCTGGGTACGTGCCAAACAACATCCTGGAAATTACCAGAGCAAACCAGGAGCTGGGGGTCGGGAGAGCGGATCCCCTGTACAGCCACACTATCCAG CTCCTGATGCCAAAGAAGGAGTTTGAGTTGTTCAAG CAATTACTTGGAGAGTTGTCAGAG aaacagaaaacagaCTATGTCCCGAAACAGCTGAACCCCATCCccccagccccctcccctccGCCGGTCCCAGCACCGTTCCCCATCCCTCCCCTGGTGCCCGGGACCTTCGCTGGGGGGTGGCGCCCCCCCTCCACCTCCCCCGCCAATGTGAGCCGACAGGACAGTAGCAACTCAAGCGACAGCGGGAGTGTGGTGCTGAGAGACAGCCAGCGGGACAGGCAGCTCCCATCCAACC GCAGGAAGTCTCACATGGAGGAGGTGCAGGACGAGCTCATGCACAGGCTGACAATCGGGCGCAGCGGGGCCCCCAAGAAGATCCAGGGGCCCCTGAGAGGCAGTAGCAGCTCGGGGGGCCCGGGGGTCGACCTCTCGTACAGTTCCCCCCCGGAGGAGGTGAAGGCCTGGCTGCAGGCAAAGGGATTCAGCCCTGT GACCATCACCAGTCTGGGAGTGCTGACGGGGGCCCAGCTCTTCTCTCTCAACAAGGACGAGCTGCGGACGGTGTGCCCGGACGACGGGGCTCGAGTCTACAGCCAGGTCACCgtgcagaaggcagctctggAG GCTTTTTGCTGA
- the LOC117415482 gene encoding epidermal growth factor receptor kinase substrate 8-like isoform X1, translating to MNGYVSSNYPVGGLGAYSSSTNGFGSQSPERSEVDTAFTKSRAKALYEQRKNYARNSLSSMSETSQYRVEHLTTFVMDRKEAMVTMEDGLRKLKLLDAKGKVWTQDMLLQVDDKAVCLIDVETTNELEHFPLSTIQHCQSVMNACSYDSILALVCKEPGQAKPDLHLFQCDEIKANLIQSDIESAISDNKGGKQKKRPDTLRMILKSSNAIPPPPSAPAPFPPATVTQVDVKSRVAAWSAWAASENQDCDKQRMVPEHEETLEMMGARVDRDVQILNHLLDDIEYFVTKLQKSAEAFSELSKRKRSKKSKRKGPGEGVLTLRAKPPTQEQFVDCFQKFKHAFNMLGKLQSYIQNPSAPELIHFLFTPLNMVIQTTGGVELASSVLSPLLTRDSVDFLHSCLTPGERQLWVSLGDAWTKPRSDWPKDHYIPTYVPRFRKGWEPPLLNSLGSTQEQDHHQLAESVSQAAEHRREERPRLSLEQPSVQDFPPADGNYEAHGKPQPNNFAKSKYDFVARNGTELSVVKDEILEVLDDRKQWWKVKNASGASGYVPNNILEITRANQELGVGRADPLYSHTIQLLMPKKEFELFKQLLGELSEKQKTDYVPKQLNPIPPAPSPPPVPAPFPIPPLVPGTFAGGWRPPSTSPANVSRQDSSNSSDSGSVVLRDSQRDRQLPSNRRKSHMEEVQDELMHRLTIGRSGAPKKIQGPLRGSSSSGGPGVDLSYSSPPEEVKAWLQAKGFSPVTITSLGVLTGAQLFSLNKDELRTVCPDDGARVYSQVTVQKAALEGSGSSSELQEIMRRRQEKLSSVACDSGVESFDEGSGH from the exons TGGATTTGGTTCCCAGTCTCCTGAGCGCTCCGAGGTGGACACAGCCTTCACGAAGAGCAGAGCAAAGGCCTTGTACG AGCAAAGGAAGAACTATGCGAGGAACAGCCTTTCCAGCATGTCAGAGACCTCGCAGTACCGGGTTGAG CACTTGACCACCTTTGTGATGGACCGCAAGGAGGCCATGGTGACCATGGAGGACGGGCTCCGGAAGCTGAAGCTGCTGGACGCCAAGGGGAAGGTGTGGACCCAGGACATGCTGCTGCAGGTGGACGATAAGGCAGTCTGCCTCATCGACGTGGAGACCACG AACGAGCTGGAGCACTTTCCCCTGAGCACGATCCAGCACTGTCAGTCTGTGATGAACGCCTGCAGCTACGACTCCATCTTAGCGCTGGTGTGTAAAGAACCGGGCCAGGCCAAGCCAGACCTGCACCTCTTCCAGTGCGACGAGATCAAG GCGAACCTGATCCAGTCAGATATCGAAAGCGCGATCAGTGACAACAAAGGAGGCAAGCAGAAGAAAAGGCCGGACACACTCAG GATGATTTTGAAGAGCAGCAACGCCATCCCTCCGCCCCCCTCCGCCCCGGCCCCGTTCCCCCCTGCCACTGTCACTCAGGTGGATGTGAAGAGCAGGGTGGCAGCCTGGTCAGCCTGGGCAGCTTCTGAGAACCAAGACT GTGATAAGCAGAGGATGGTTCCGGAACACGAGGAGACCCTGGAGATGATGGGAGCGCGCGTGGACCGTGACGTG caaaTTTTAAACCATCTTTTGGATGACATTGAGTATTTTGTTACCAAACTTCAGAAATCAGCTGAAGCGTTTTCTGAACTGTCAAAGAGGAAGAGATCCAAGAAAAGTAAACGGAAGGGTCCGGGAG AGGGAGTCCTGACTCTTCGGGCGAAGCCACCCACTCAGGAACAGTTTGTCGACTGTTTCCAGAAGTTCAAGCATGCCTTCAACATGCTG GGTAAATTACAGTCCTACATTCAGAACCCGAGTGCCCCCGAACTGATCCACTTCCTGTTCACACCGCTCAACATG GTGATCCAGACCACCGGGGGGGTAGAACTGGCCAGCAGCGTCCTCAGCCCCTTGCTAACGAGAGACTCTGTTGACTTCCTGCACTCCTGTCTCACTCCGGGGGAAAGGCAGCTGTGGGTGTCTCTCGGCGATGCCTGGACCAAACCAAG GAGCGACTGGCCCAAGGACCACTACATCCCCACCTATGTGCCTCGCTTCCGCAAAGGCTGGGAGCCACCACTGCTGAACTCCTTGGGGAGCACGCAGGAGCAGGACCACCACCAGCTAGCAGAGTCTGTGAGCCAGGCTGCTGAGCACCGCAGAGAGGAGCGTCCCAGGCTGTCGCTCGAG CAACCCAGTGTCCAGGACTTCCCTCCAGCCGATGG AAATTACGAGGCCCACGGGAAACCTCAACCAAACAACTTTGCCAAATCCAAGTATGACTTTGTAGCGAGAAACGGCACCGAACTCTCTGTGGTGAAGGACGAAATCTTGGAG GTGCTTGATGACAGGAAGCAGTGGTGGAAGGTTAAAAACGCGAGCGGTGCTTCTGGGTACGTGCCAAACAACATCCTGGAAATTACCAGAGCAAACCAGGAGCTGGGGGTCGGGAGAGCGGATCCCCTGTACAGCCACACTATCCAG CTCCTGATGCCAAAGAAGGAGTTTGAGTTGTTCAAG CAATTACTTGGAGAGTTGTCAGAG aaacagaaaacagaCTATGTCCCGAAACAGCTGAACCCCATCCccccagccccctcccctccGCCGGTCCCAGCACCGTTCCCCATCCCTCCCCTGGTGCCCGGGACCTTCGCTGGGGGGTGGCGCCCCCCCTCCACCTCCCCCGCCAATGTGAGCCGACAGGACAGTAGCAACTCAAGCGACAGCGGGAGTGTGGTGCTGAGAGACAGCCAGCGGGACAGGCAGCTCCCATCCAACC GCAGGAAGTCTCACATGGAGGAGGTGCAGGACGAGCTCATGCACAGGCTGACAATCGGGCGCAGCGGGGCCCCCAAGAAGATCCAGGGGCCCCTGAGAGGCAGTAGCAGCTCGGGGGGCCCGGGGGTCGACCTCTCGTACAGTTCCCCCCCGGAGGAGGTGAAGGCCTGGCTGCAGGCAAAGGGATTCAGCCCTGT GACCATCACCAGTCTGGGAGTGCTGACGGGGGCCCAGCTCTTCTCTCTCAACAAGGACGAGCTGCGGACGGTGTGCCCGGACGACGGGGCTCGAGTCTACAGCCAGGTCACCgtgcagaaggcagctctggAG GGTTCAGGCAGCTCGTCGGAGCTGCAGGAGATCATGCGGAGACGACAGGAGAAGCTCAGCTCAGTGGCCTGTGACTCCGGTGTGGAGTCCTTCGACGAGGGAAGCGGTCACTAG